Proteins from one Archocentrus centrarchus isolate MPI-CPG fArcCen1 chromosome 8, fArcCen1, whole genome shotgun sequence genomic window:
- the LOC115784740 gene encoding uncharacterized protein LOC115784740 — MATRSEIQDKEMAAHQKMTLRVIFTETDIRKVVLNTRPTTVEDLIGKLKESLGLNFNFSLQYQDPEFNYEVCNLTDIEDLPEKPTVKVIPLLELVSVSTSEEILSGTPSVADTEILSTSSQERQKQWPDCFDIPDFSVDVAYRLRQADLQFLRDGTHLKVTKELKHEILERLAESMYSYTAYPNNAQFESVAQALISKHPSLQERGSTSRCSGWKNSLKFKMANYRTKRRRSGCLDVAVNAGKRGGHSTEGEPANKNIKKAKKGEINFLPNFPDGFNQVALEGARKDLVNEMQKRTPNGQLVKEKMDLTFALRRKEVVESEPAVCEMVERWPALFTEDQVCMEFNRIVGKNLKQEFYESIDRHSPRLIEIFRSKRGNIGQMLTQLSQQTKTAEPTDIRTLVLRGLPVILGDNPTDFYKPAFDSDDDDSFRNIDIGILLVEPEGAVPSSSLHLSPASLKIVIEGEVVMDNIQDLPKAMCLLFGLAYAMHLSYPISMKFTFQFIQQVFLELGHVELKPKLQTLKNQLAM, encoded by the exons ATGGCAACGAGGAGTGAGATCCAAGACAAGGAG atggcagcacaccAGAAGATGACCTTGAGAGTAATTTTCACAGAGACAGATATAAGAAAGGTTGTTCTGAATACAAGACCTACtacagtggaggatttgataGGCAAGCTTAAAGAATCACTGGGACTTAATTTCAACTTCAGTCTCCAGTACCAAgatcctgaattcaattatgaaGTGTGCAATCTGACAGATATCGAAGATCTtcctgaaaaaccaacagtcaaggTCATCCCTCTACTTGAGTTGGTATCTGTCTCAACATCTGAAGAAATTTTGAGTGGCACACCCAGTGTAGCAGATACAGAGATCCTCTCTACATCCTCGCAGGAGCGACAGAAACAGTGGCCAGATTGTTTTGATATCccagatttttctgttgatgtagCATATAGACTTAGGCAAGCAGATCTTCAGTTTCTTCGTGATGGTACGCACCTGAAAGtaacaaaagagctgaaacatgAGATTCTTGAAAGATTGGCAGAGAGCATGTATAGTTACACAGCATACCCAAATAATGCTCAGTTCGAAAGTGTTGCACAAGCCCTCATAAGCAAGCACCCCTCTCTCCAGGAGCGAGGCTCAACCAGTCGCTGTAGCGGCTGGAAAAAtagtctaaaatttaaaatggctaattacagaacaaagcGCAGAAGATCAGGGTGCCTTGATGTAGCAGTAAATGCAGGGAAACGAGGAGGGCATTCAACTGAAGGAGAACCAGCCAACAAGAACATCAAGAAGGCAAAGAAAGGCGAGATCAACTTCTTACCCAACTTTCCAGACGGATTTAATCAGGTAGCCCTTGAGGGTGCCCGCAAAGACTTGgttaatgaaatgcagaagagaaCACCAAATGGACAGCTTGTAAAAGAGAAGATGGATCTGACGTTTGCattgagaagaaaagaggtggtGGAGTCAGAACCTGCCGTATGTGAGATGGTGGAACGTTGGCCTGCTCTTTTCACAGAAGATCAG gTATGCATGGAGTTCAACAGGATTGTTGGCAAGAATCTCAAACAGGAATTCTATGAGAGCATTGATCGGCACAGTCCTCGTCTTATCGAGATTTTTCGATCCAAGAGAGGGAACATTGGCCAAATGTTGACACAGCTTTCCCAACAAACAAAG ACTGCAGAGCCAACTGATATTCGAacactggtgctcagaggactTCCTGTTATCCTTGGTGACAAccccacagacttctacaaaccagccttt gactcagatgatgatgactctTTCCGCAACATTGACATTGGGATCCTCCTTGTTGAACCTGAAGGTGCTGTGCCCTCATCCTCCCTGCATCTCAGTCCAGCCTCACTAAAAATTGTCATTGAGGGAGAAGTGGTGATGGACAACATTCAAGACCTGCCAAAAGCTATGTGTCTTCTCTTTGGACTTGCATATGCAATGCATCTCAGTTACCCCATTTCTATGAAGTTCACGTTCCAGTTCATCCAACAGGTATTTCTTGAGCTGGGCCACGTTGAACTAAAACCAAAGTTACAAAcattgaaaaaccagcttgcgaTGTAA